One Oceanicoccus sagamiensis genomic region harbors:
- a CDS encoding acyl-CoA thioesterase, which translates to MSDLPTRDHYRWFLPISTRWMDNDIYGHINNVHYYSYFDTVANTYLIEEAGLDIHHGDIIGYIVNSQCSYKKAIAFPEKIAGGFRVNRLGNSSVEYGIAIFKNDESDCCAFGTFTHVFVDRKTEKPVPIPEPMRTALASMLVN; encoded by the coding sequence ATGTCTGACTTACCCACACGCGATCACTATCGCTGGTTTTTGCCGATTAGTACCCGCTGGATGGATAACGATATCTACGGCCATATTAATAATGTGCACTATTACTCTTACTTTGACACCGTGGCCAATACCTACCTGATTGAGGAGGCGGGACTGGACATCCATCATGGCGATATTATCGGCTATATCGTTAACTCCCAGTGCAGTTATAAAAAAGCTATTGCCTTTCCTGAGAAAATCGCAGGCGGTTTTCGTGTAAACCGTTTAGGCAATAGCTCGGTGGAATACGGTATAGCAATATTTAAAAACGACGAAAGTGATTGCTGTGCCTTTGGCACCTTTACCCACGTGTTTGTGGACCGTAAAACCGAAAAACCGGTGCCTATTCCCGAACCCATGCGAACTGCACTGGCGTCCATGCTGGTCAACTAA
- a CDS encoding AraC family transcriptional regulator yields the protein MGEALEYDIVGINQGIISNDRERTGEQSMPDNNVRLSVYKQLILELNEAGVSEEQLHKEAEPLIAALPASSSEQAAALEGMLRMETAVKLSGDDSLFLKVGQQVGIDSYGTLGFALMSCANLREAITLLLRYAKLFFQPIWTPYKTDGGLLLRLNLETGSPKQQQVFTELAFSMLSKTSSALYRGRVEGAEIHLAYPAPAHKAYYQKAILAEISFNREFSQLYVPDSALDIPVRTANISEHIVFQQQCEEMLRSLNEVGETTSALRRVLIQSAGDFPDITQVAEHLHVSERTLRRRLKNEATSFRDILDEIRNLLAREYLVKTSLTVAEIAHLLDFSEAVHFRRAFVRWNTITPGDYRQTQTPEQQ from the coding sequence ATGGGTGAAGCGCTGGAATACGATATAGTCGGTATTAACCAAGGTATTATCTCTAATGATAGAGAGCGAACAGGAGAACAATCCATGCCGGACAACAATGTTCGACTCAGTGTTTATAAGCAACTGATACTGGAATTGAACGAGGCTGGCGTCAGTGAAGAGCAGCTGCATAAAGAGGCTGAACCCTTGATAGCGGCACTACCTGCCAGCTCTTCGGAACAAGCTGCCGCTCTTGAGGGCATGCTGCGGATGGAAACCGCTGTCAAACTCAGCGGCGACGATAGCCTGTTTTTAAAAGTGGGCCAACAGGTAGGCATTGACAGTTATGGCACCTTAGGTTTCGCTTTAATGAGCTGTGCCAATTTAAGGGAGGCCATTACACTACTGCTGCGCTATGCCAAGCTGTTTTTCCAACCCATCTGGACGCCTTATAAAACTGACGGAGGCTTGCTACTGCGTTTAAATTTGGAGACAGGCTCCCCCAAACAACAGCAAGTATTTACCGAGCTGGCTTTCTCAATGTTGTCAAAAACATCCAGTGCACTTTATCGAGGACGGGTGGAAGGCGCTGAAATTCACCTGGCCTATCCCGCCCCGGCTCATAAGGCCTATTACCAGAAAGCCATTCTGGCGGAGATCAGTTTTAATCGGGAATTTAGCCAACTGTATGTTCCAGACAGTGCTCTGGACATTCCGGTAAGAACGGCCAATATTTCTGAACATATTGTATTTCAACAACAGTGTGAAGAAATGCTGCGAAGCTTAAACGAGGTGGGAGAAACCACCTCAGCGCTAAGACGAGTGTTGATTCAGTCCGCCGGTGATTTTCCCGATATCACCCAGGTTGCCGAGCACCTTCATGTCAGCGAGCGCACGTTAAGACGTCGACTTAAAAATGAGGCCACCAGCTTTCGAGATATTTTAGATGAGATCAGAAATCTATTGGCCCGGGAGTATTTGGTAAAAACCTCCCTGACCGTGGCCGAGATCGCACATCTTTTAGATTTTAGCGAAGCCGTTCATTTTCGCCGAGCCTTTGTACGCTGGAATACTATTACCCCCGGCGACTATCGCCAAACGCAAACCCCTGAACAACAATAA
- a CDS encoding spinster family MFS transporter: MNQPTASQPLPGHRRLLTLMMLAYALSICDRMILSILFPDIKAEFDLTDLQLGLLGGLSFALFYATLGLPIARLSDQYSRKRIIIASIVIFSMMTALGGTAAGFISLLLFRIGVGIGEAGVGPASQSLIADYFPPHRRGFAMSVLMLGGSVGMMFGFVGGGFIAQAYGWRMALVSVGVPGLLLALLMAKWIKEPGRGTFETQTPEPPPPIKTTAVMMWNNQALRHLVAASMIVGLISYGLTSWMPTFFIRTHELSQSQTGLLMALVFGISGAIGALLAGKVFDRLAVRGFQYGMWVLAVVPFFTIPFFIMGLLAEDITTAIAFFILPGFAANYAMGPMLAMLQTLSPVNMRGVASAIKMLLINLVGMGLGPILVGLLSDLLEPHYGEGSLGVALAYFSLLGLWGSVHVWLCGRALAKQQAQQQIQQQTQQV; the protein is encoded by the coding sequence ATGAATCAACCGACAGCCAGCCAGCCGTTACCGGGGCACCGCCGTTTATTGACTCTGATGATGCTGGCCTATGCCTTGTCGATTTGCGACCGCATGATTCTGTCGATTCTGTTCCCGGATATTAAAGCGGAGTTTGATTTAACGGATCTGCAACTGGGCCTGTTGGGCGGTCTTTCTTTTGCCCTGTTTTACGCGACCCTGGGGCTGCCTATTGCCAGGCTTTCGGACCAATACAGTCGCAAGCGCATTATTATCGCCAGTATTGTGATTTTCTCGATGATGACTGCACTCGGCGGTACGGCGGCCGGCTTTATCAGCCTGTTGTTATTTCGTATAGGTGTCGGTATTGGTGAGGCCGGAGTAGGCCCCGCCAGCCAGTCCCTGATTGCCGATTATTTTCCTCCCCATCGCCGGGGGTTTGCGATGTCGGTATTGATGCTCGGTGGCAGTGTCGGGATGATGTTCGGTTTTGTGGGTGGTGGATTTATTGCCCAGGCCTACGGTTGGCGTATGGCTCTGGTATCAGTTGGAGTACCCGGTCTGTTGCTGGCGCTGCTGATGGCCAAATGGATTAAAGAACCGGGGCGGGGCACGTTTGAAACACAGACGCCCGAGCCACCACCGCCGATAAAAACAACGGCGGTGATGATGTGGAATAACCAGGCACTGCGTCACCTGGTTGCCGCTTCCATGATAGTCGGATTAATTTCTTATGGTCTGACCTCATGGATGCCGACATTTTTTATCCGCACCCATGAGCTTAGCCAGTCACAGACGGGGCTGTTGATGGCCCTGGTGTTTGGTATTTCCGGAGCCATCGGCGCACTGCTGGCCGGTAAGGTATTTGATCGGCTGGCCGTTCGCGGTTTCCAGTATGGTATGTGGGTGCTGGCGGTGGTGCCATTTTTTACCATACCCTTTTTTATTATGGGGCTGCTGGCAGAGGACATTACCACTGCTATCGCGTTTTTTATTCTTCCGGGCTTTGCCGCCAACTATGCTATGGGGCCGATGCTGGCGATGTTACAAACCCTGTCGCCAGTCAATATGCGCGGGGTGGCTTCGGCGATTAAAATGCTATTAATTAACCTGGTGGGTATGGGGCTGGGGCCGATATTGGTGGGCCTTCTCAGTGACTTGCTGGAACCCCACTATGGCGAGGGTTCCCTCGGCGTGGCGTTGGCTTATTTTTCGCTGCTGGGTTTATGGGGTTCTGTCCATGTATGGCTATGTGGTCGGGCGCTGGCAAAACAACAGGCTCAACAACAGATTCAACAACAGACTCAACAGGTTTAA
- a CDS encoding arylsulfatase, with protein MFGIEASANTVVDTEAQSSAYRVRPNIVFILADDLGYTDIASYGSEVNTPSLTALAEQGVSFTNFHTAANCAPARAMLLTGVDSHLAGVPNIPEMLAPEQRKHANYQGVLGSDVVTVATLLEEAGYHTYMAGKWHLGMDPDKRPSRRGFQRTMAMMDSGADNWEQRPYLPLYDQANWFADGERYTLPEDFYSSRFLVDKMIEFIDSNLQDEKPFFAYLPFMAVHSPVQAPQHYIDRYMGVYDSGWDVLREQRKERAEALGIVPENTPMVRMHTTIDWDALSDEDRRYQSKRMAVYAGMIEAMDFHIGRLVEFLKQRGQYDNTIFIFTSDNGSEANGPDDPRGFPQRLGPHSLGYNVDYETLGLKGSYGTIGPSFSSAAVSPLAYYKFHAGEGGMRVPLIISGKPVADPSSLTRAFAWATDITPTILSLSGVAAPGDRFAGRPILPMTGRDLTPLLSASAARVYGPDDPVGYELTDHGVLFQGDYKLVVNQPPRGDGQWRLFNIVTDPGETKDLSGADTVRFQRMLSAYHQYTVDNKVVPVPPGYTQIKQLVQNGLLTNRDGILVLLLTVLLLLPFYVAWRMKKVSTDEQ; from the coding sequence GTGTTTGGGATTGAAGCATCAGCGAATACCGTTGTAGACACTGAGGCGCAGAGTTCTGCATATAGAGTACGTCCCAACATCGTTTTTATCCTCGCCGATGATCTGGGTTATACCGATATCGCGTCCTATGGCAGTGAAGTCAATACACCCTCTCTAACGGCATTGGCGGAGCAGGGTGTCAGCTTTACCAACTTCCACACCGCCGCCAATTGCGCGCCTGCCAGGGCTATGTTGCTCACCGGCGTGGATAGCCATCTGGCCGGGGTTCCCAATATTCCTGAAATGTTAGCGCCCGAGCAACGCAAGCACGCTAACTATCAAGGTGTACTCGGTAGCGATGTAGTTACCGTGGCAACACTGTTAGAAGAAGCCGGTTACCACACTTATATGGCGGGTAAATGGCATTTGGGCATGGACCCGGATAAACGACCCAGTCGACGTGGTTTTCAGCGTACCATGGCAATGATGGATTCAGGTGCCGATAATTGGGAGCAGCGTCCTTATCTTCCACTGTATGACCAGGCTAACTGGTTTGCTGATGGTGAGCGTTATACGCTGCCGGAAGATTTTTATTCTTCGCGTTTTTTAGTCGATAAAATGATTGAGTTTATCGACAGCAATTTACAGGATGAAAAACCCTTCTTTGCCTATCTCCCTTTTATGGCAGTGCATTCCCCTGTACAGGCTCCGCAACACTATATCGACCGCTATATGGGTGTCTATGATTCCGGCTGGGATGTGCTGCGTGAGCAGCGTAAGGAACGGGCAGAAGCGCTGGGTATTGTTCCAGAAAATACACCCATGGTAAGAATGCATACCACCATAGACTGGGATGCACTTAGTGATGAGGACCGGCGCTACCAGTCAAAACGTATGGCGGTTTATGCCGGCATGATTGAGGCCATGGATTTCCATATTGGCCGGCTGGTTGAGTTTCTTAAACAGCGCGGTCAATACGATAATACGATTTTTATTTTTACCTCGGATAATGGCAGTGAAGCCAATGGCCCCGATGATCCGCGAGGGTTTCCACAGCGATTGGGCCCACACAGTCTCGGTTATAACGTTGACTACGAAACCCTTGGCCTTAAAGGCAGCTACGGTACCATAGGTCCCAGCTTTTCCAGCGCCGCTGTCAGTCCATTGGCTTACTATAAATTCCATGCCGGTGAAGGCGGTATGCGTGTGCCCCTGATTATTAGCGGTAAACCGGTTGCCGATCCGTCGTCACTGACCAGGGCCTTTGCCTGGGCCACCGATATTACGCCAACCATTTTGTCACTAAGCGGTGTAGCAGCACCCGGGGATCGCTTTGCGGGACGCCCGATACTGCCGATGACTGGCCGGGATCTAACACCCTTGCTTTCTGCCTCCGCTGCAAGGGTTTATGGCCCTGATGATCCCGTGGGTTACGAGCTGACCGACCACGGTGTGTTATTTCAGGGTGACTATAAGCTGGTGGTTAACCAGCCGCCCCGTGGAGATGGTCAATGGCGTTTATTTAATATTGTCACCGACCCGGGTGAGACTAAGGATTTATCCGGGGCTGACACAGTGCGTTTCCAGCGTATGCTGTCGGCCTATCATCAATACACCGTGGATAATAAAGTGGTGCCCGTGCCGCCAGGTTATACCCAGATTAAACAACTGGTTCAGAATGGTCTGTTAACCAATCGAGACGGTATCCTGGTGTTGCTGTTGACGGTGTTGCTGCTATTGCCCTTTTATGTGGCCTGGCGAATGAAAAAGGTATCGACTGATGAGCAATAA
- a CDS encoding type 1 glutamine amidotransferase domain-containing protein has product MSKIMKVLAALVAFAVIVVLALPTLVHKLGLHPEYHGPEFELAGKRALIITTSHSVLAAPGETEGPATGVAASEMTHPYYTFLDGGMSVDVASIKGGEIPIAPDSLGRVSISPLDERFLADPVFTAKAQKSIKIDDVDFSEYDLIFLAGGWGAAYDLGYSDILAQKIGDAFYAEHKPVLGGVCHGVLGFINVKDTQGNLLIAGRAMTGVSDKQIKELKIEITPQHPETELRKAGALYESQTAFRDVFATHVVIDQERRFVTGQNQNSGLETAHKMMQVIAERDQ; this is encoded by the coding sequence ATGAGCAAAATAATGAAAGTTTTGGCTGCCCTTGTCGCATTTGCCGTCATCGTTGTACTGGCGTTACCGACCTTGGTGCACAAGTTGGGGTTGCACCCTGAGTATCATGGCCCTGAATTTGAACTGGCGGGTAAGCGTGCACTGATTATTACCACCAGTCATAGCGTATTGGCGGCGCCGGGTGAAACCGAGGGTCCGGCTACCGGTGTTGCCGCATCTGAAATGACACACCCTTATTACACGTTTTTAGACGGCGGTATGTCGGTCGATGTAGCCAGTATTAAAGGCGGTGAAATTCCTATCGCCCCTGATAGCCTTGGTCGAGTGTCGATAAGCCCTCTCGATGAGCGTTTCCTTGCCGATCCTGTTTTTACCGCGAAAGCTCAGAAGTCAATAAAAATTGATGATGTCGATTTCAGCGAGTACGACCTGATCTTTCTCGCCGGTGGATGGGGTGCAGCCTATGATCTGGGTTACTCAGACATTCTGGCACAGAAAATTGGCGACGCCTTTTATGCGGAACACAAACCTGTTCTCGGCGGCGTATGTCACGGAGTGTTGGGTTTTATCAATGTAAAAGACACTCAGGGCAATTTGCTGATCGCTGGACGAGCCATGACCGGGGTTAGTGACAAGCAAATTAAAGAGCTAAAGATTGAAATTACCCCGCAACACCCGGAAACCGAACTGCGTAAAGCCGGTGCGCTTTACGAAAGCCAAACGGCTTTCCGTGATGTGTTTGCTACCCATGTGGTGATTGATCAAGAGAGGCGATTTGTGACCGGCCAGAACCAAAACTCAGGGTTGGAGACGGCACACAAAATGATGCAAGTCATTGCCGAAAGGGATCAATAA
- a CDS encoding glutathione S-transferase N-terminal domain-containing protein has translation MSTTYTTDNPLRLIGATGSPYTRKMLSLLRYRRIPHAMIWADPAAALDGLGISKPKITFLPTFIFKDDSGESEAVCDSTPIIHRLEKLFTPRSVIPDDPALAFINFLLEDFGDEWCTKFMFHYRWYFSEDADNAGTQLPLIMDVTMGEEALQQVKTFFADRQTGRLGYVGSNDTTAPIIDASYRRLLSLLEEHFKNQPFLLGDKPGSGDFALFGQLSQLIGFDPTPRAIAHKVSPRTIAWVSTLEDQSGLESEEKNWTSLETVPATLKNILTEIGRTYVPALLANAKALQAGEKQWQTEIDGGLWSQQSFPYQGKCLQWINEEYQNLSQSDKQRVDRLITGTGCEALLAPH, from the coding sequence GTGTCAACAACGTATACCACAGACAACCCTCTGCGTCTTATTGGCGCTACTGGATCACCCTATACGCGAAAAATGTTATCACTGCTGAGATATCGCCGTATTCCGCATGCCATGATATGGGCAGATCCGGCAGCGGCGCTGGATGGTTTAGGTATTAGCAAACCCAAAATCACTTTTTTGCCTACCTTTATCTTCAAAGATGATAGCGGTGAGAGTGAAGCCGTTTGCGATTCCACCCCGATCATTCACCGTCTGGAGAAGCTTTTTACACCTCGCTCGGTGATTCCCGATGATCCTGCGCTGGCGTTTATCAATTTTCTGCTGGAGGATTTCGGCGACGAATGGTGTACAAAATTTATGTTCCACTATCGCTGGTATTTTTCTGAAGATGCCGACAACGCTGGCACCCAGCTCCCTTTGATTATGGATGTTACGATGGGAGAAGAAGCCTTGCAGCAAGTGAAAACGTTTTTTGCTGACCGTCAGACTGGACGCCTGGGTTATGTGGGTTCCAACGACACCACAGCCCCCATTATAGATGCCAGTTATCGTCGCTTGCTGTCGCTACTGGAAGAGCACTTCAAGAACCAGCCTTTCTTGCTTGGCGATAAGCCGGGTTCTGGAGACTTTGCCTTGTTTGGTCAGCTTAGCCAGCTTATCGGTTTTGACCCTACCCCCCGAGCTATTGCCCATAAAGTCTCGCCTCGTACCATCGCCTGGGTGAGTACACTGGAAGATCAGAGTGGACTGGAATCTGAGGAAAAAAACTGGACCTCGTTGGAAACCGTTCCTGCAACATTGAAGAACATACTTACAGAAATCGGCAGAACTTATGTCCCCGCCTTACTGGCTAACGCCAAAGCGCTGCAAGCCGGTGAGAAGCAATGGCAAACAGAGATCGATGGTGGCTTATGGTCCCAGCAAAGCTTCCCTTATCAGGGTAAGTGTCTTCAGTGGATTAATGAGGAATACCAGAATTTATCGCAAAGCGATAAGCAGCGCGTTGATCGATTGATAACCGGAACCGGCTGTGAGGCTTTGCTGGCACCGCATTAA
- a CDS encoding acyl-CoA dehydrogenase family protein translates to MDNEELTLFRDMARRAFEQEIQPHYESWEEQHIVPRELWNTLGAAGLLCPDMPEEYGGAGTSPHVCLAMMEEMSRMGFGGLTTGYSIHSNIVAPYINHFGTEDQKQQWLPGMVTGDIVGALAMTEPGAGSDVQGIRTTAVRDGDEWVLNGSKIFITNGIHADLVIVAALTDPGKGAKGTSLFLVDASLPGFEKGNKIEKIGQHTSDTAELFFQDVRLPTNALLGEENKGFAIMMQELPRERLGIAAQAIAAAEGAMDITVEYVMERKAFGQTVASFQNTRFTLAEVKTEIALNRALYEKCADQYARNELTVDDAAMLKYASTEMQCSTIDQCLQLFGGYGYTAEYPISRYYTDARIQRIYGGTSEIMRELVARSILGR, encoded by the coding sequence ATGGACAATGAAGAATTAACCCTGTTCCGCGATATGGCGCGCCGCGCTTTCGAGCAGGAAATCCAACCCCATTATGAAAGCTGGGAAGAACAGCATATTGTGCCGCGCGAGTTGTGGAACACACTGGGCGCTGCAGGCCTGCTATGCCCGGATATGCCGGAGGAATACGGCGGCGCAGGCACATCACCTCATGTGTGTCTGGCCATGATGGAGGAAATGTCACGGATGGGCTTTGGCGGATTGACCACTGGTTACAGTATTCACAGTAATATCGTCGCGCCCTATATTAATCACTTTGGCACCGAGGACCAGAAGCAACAGTGGCTGCCCGGCATGGTCACCGGTGACATTGTGGGCGCACTGGCTATGACCGAGCCCGGCGCCGGCTCCGACGTACAGGGCATTCGCACCACAGCCGTACGCGATGGTGACGAGTGGGTACTTAACGGCTCCAAGATTTTTATTACCAACGGTATCCACGCTGACCTGGTGATTGTTGCGGCGCTTACCGACCCCGGCAAAGGCGCCAAGGGCACCTCGCTATTTCTGGTGGATGCTTCCCTGCCCGGCTTTGAAAAAGGCAATAAGATCGAAAAGATTGGCCAGCATACCTCCGACACGGCGGAATTATTTTTCCAGGATGTACGCTTGCCCACTAACGCGCTGCTTGGCGAAGAAAACAAGGGCTTCGCCATTATGATGCAAGAGCTGCCGCGGGAACGTCTGGGTATTGCCGCCCAGGCTATAGCCGCTGCTGAAGGTGCTATGGATATCACTGTCGAGTACGTTATGGAGCGTAAGGCCTTTGGCCAGACGGTGGCGTCTTTCCAGAACACCCGCTTTACCCTGGCGGAAGTCAAAACCGAAATCGCACTCAACCGGGCACTGTACGAGAAGTGTGCCGACCAGTACGCCCGCAATGAGTTGACCGTTGACGATGCGGCGATGCTTAAGTACGCCAGTACGGAAATGCAGTGCAGTACCATTGACCAGTGCCTGCAATTGTTTGGCGGCTACGGCTATACCGCCGAGTACCCAATCTCGCGCTACTATACCGATGCCCGTATCCAGCGTATCTACGGTGGAACTTCTGAGATTATGCGCGAGCTGGTAGCGCGCTCTATCCTCGGCCGCTGA
- a CDS encoding DUF1145 domain-containing protein produces MMHAIQRLKILKVIVSIVWLLILVSVIEPLLVPFPQAFQWLGVFLVVSHMIEILLFHKRMRGPGDYLLTMLFGALQLKTIRISGRG; encoded by the coding sequence ATGATGCATGCCATTCAACGCTTAAAAATTTTAAAGGTTATTGTCTCTATAGTTTGGTTGCTTATTCTGGTCTCTGTGATAGAGCCTTTGCTGGTGCCATTTCCACAGGCGTTTCAGTGGCTCGGTGTTTTTCTGGTGGTTTCTCATATGATTGAGATTCTACTGTTTCATAAAAGAATGCGCGGCCCCGGGGATTACTTGTTAACGATGTTGTTTGGTGCCTTGCAGTTGAAGACGATCAGGATCAGCGGCCGAGGATAG
- a CDS encoding SDR family oxidoreductase has translation MKRIVITGAASGLGLALAKKYASEGWSVCLADIQDKEGIRIASQLSAIYSNDCFFQHLDITSDAQWQELVAIITERWQGLDALVNNAGVAAAGDIDTFSLKDFQWALDINLMGAVKGCHACVPLLKETKGFLINVASMAGLLHMGSMSAYNVSKAGMVALSEGLLSELDPYEVNVSVVCPTFFQSNLAKSMRSDNPKAAKIAAKLHAKTGITADSIATTVYDNAQKGKHYILAGTRLSDRIMWRIKRYLPPVYLNMMKSNARLQYADKYPSSAKEGLSARVGRFIRSKVLD, from the coding sequence ATGAAACGTATTGTTATTACCGGAGCCGCCAGTGGCTTGGGGCTTGCCCTGGCGAAAAAATATGCCAGTGAAGGCTGGTCTGTTTGTCTTGCTGATATTCAGGATAAAGAGGGAATCAGGATTGCCTCGCAACTAAGTGCCATCTATAGCAACGATTGTTTTTTCCAACACCTGGATATCACCAGTGATGCCCAGTGGCAGGAGCTGGTGGCTATCATTACTGAGCGATGGCAAGGGCTGGATGCCTTAGTCAATAATGCCGGTGTGGCTGCGGCCGGCGATATCGATACTTTTTCGCTAAAAGACTTTCAGTGGGCTTTGGATATCAATTTAATGGGGGCTGTAAAAGGCTGCCACGCCTGCGTGCCACTCTTAAAAGAAACTAAAGGCTTTCTTATCAATGTAGCGTCTATGGCTGGGCTATTACATATGGGGTCGATGTCTGCCTATAACGTCTCAAAAGCAGGCATGGTCGCCCTGTCGGAAGGTTTGCTGAGTGAACTTGATCCTTATGAGGTAAACGTGTCTGTGGTATGCCCGACTTTCTTTCAAAGCAATCTGGCCAAGAGTATGCGCAGCGACAACCCCAAAGCGGCCAAAATAGCGGCCAAGCTACACGCCAAAACAGGGATTACCGCAGACAGTATTGCGACAACCGTTTACGACAATGCCCAAAAGGGTAAGCACTATATCCTTGCAGGGACTCGACTTAGCGACAGAATCATGTGGCGGATAAAGCGTTATCTTCCCCCCGTCTATCTCAATATGATGAAAAGCAATGCGCGGTTACAGTATGCTGATAAATACCCTTCTTCAGCCAAGGAAGGATTATCCGCACGCGTGGGGCGTTTTATAAGAAGCAAGGTATTAGACTAA
- a CDS encoding glutathione S-transferase family protein, which yields MSTPIILHHYDASPYAEKIRLMFGLTNTPWKSLPSPARPPRPNLDPLTGGYRRIPVLQLGADIICDTALIAEEVAEITSNQKLQPQNLEGRALELVNRAEQEAFFSAIAAVPPLRLLTTMWMKLGLLQIIPFIKDRKGMLEGGTKKGVHPKKAQHILAALIDDLESHLNHSTWIAGDLPSLADFSVYHVLWLHVSFNRKPLAAGPNVQRWYSSVSAIGQGPREEITQAEAFELASRTSPRAVPSSEDHDSFKVGQSVSVSPEDYAVIPVNGELVSINSNRIILARDTSQFGRLHVHFPRSGYSIA from the coding sequence GTGTCCACACCGATCATTTTGCATCACTACGACGCTTCACCCTATGCAGAAAAAATTAGACTCATGTTCGGTTTAACCAATACACCATGGAAGTCGCTACCCTCACCGGCAAGGCCACCCAGACCCAATCTGGATCCCTTAACCGGTGGCTACCGGCGTATTCCGGTTTTGCAGCTGGGGGCAGATATTATCTGTGATACCGCCTTGATCGCAGAAGAGGTCGCGGAAATAACCAGCAATCAGAAACTGCAGCCTCAAAACCTTGAAGGAAGAGCACTCGAGCTAGTGAATCGCGCAGAGCAAGAGGCTTTTTTCTCTGCAATAGCCGCGGTACCCCCATTGCGATTGCTAACTACCATGTGGATGAAACTTGGTCTCCTGCAAATTATCCCCTTTATTAAAGACCGCAAGGGTATGCTGGAGGGGGGGACTAAGAAAGGCGTACATCCGAAAAAAGCTCAACATATTCTCGCAGCTTTAATCGATGATTTAGAATCACATTTAAATCACTCGACCTGGATAGCCGGGGACTTACCTTCTCTGGCTGACTTCAGCGTTTATCACGTGTTGTGGCTGCACGTCAGTTTTAATAGGAAGCCACTCGCCGCGGGCCCGAATGTGCAACGGTGGTACAGTTCCGTGAGCGCAATTGGCCAGGGCCCGAGAGAAGAAATAACACAAGCTGAAGCCTTCGAATTAGCCAGTAGGACATCACCACGGGCAGTACCGAGCAGCGAGGATCATGACAGTTTCAAGGTGGGGCAATCTGTCAGTGTCTCACCCGAGGACTATGCAGTCATTCCCGTCAATGGCGAGTTAGTATCGATTAACTCAAATCGTATTATTCTCGCCCGCGACACCTCTCAATTTGGGCGCTTACACGTTCACTTCCCGAGGTCCGGATATTCTATCGCATAG